CGTGGGTGATGTCGTCAAACCCTTCGATCATGGTGCGGATCTTTTGAATTGCCCGTACATTGGAGCCTGCCTCTGCAGCAGGTTGAGAACTAGCTTGTTCAAACTGACTCATACGCCTGTGTACCTAGATACCAAATGCGATCGCTGGCAGCGCTCTCTCATTTGGTTGTTGTTATTAACGTTGTGCCTGTGGGTGAACAACCCCCCGCTAAACGCGGTGTTTTTGGGAACTGTTCTGTAGCATCATAAACCGTTTTATCCTTGAAGTTGGCCCAGTATCAGCAAGTCAGGGGCTTTTGGGCACGTCAAAACCCTGCCCCAACAAGCTGTACTCGCCATCTCCAACCCAACTCCCTTGATCAAGCGTACAACTTAAGTTGCCCAAATGACCCATCATTTTGCCCCGAGGCAGTCATGTGGGCCGACTTTAGCCAGAGCCAACTGACCGATGCAATCACACGCCCCACCCAGTTTTGGGCTAATCGCTGGTTTCAGTTTCCACCCATCCAGTAAACGCTGTTATCGCAATAGACGACCACAATTTTGCTAGGGCACAGCAACTATTGACAGCCTTTATGGATAACCCCCTGATCAGCTAAAAGTCTACTTCGTCTTCTCGTAATTCATCATAGAGAAGATCCAAACCAATCAACACGCGCTCGCGATCGGACAAGTCACCAATAATTTTGCGCACAGGCGGGGGAAGAATTTTAGATAGGGTTGGGGTTGCCAGAATTTTATCCTCCTCAGCAAGCTGTGGGTTCTGAAGCACATCAATGACCTTGAGTGCATAGATCCCCTGAAATTCCTCTTCCAGGATATTTTTCAGCATCTTTAATGCCCGTACTGAATTTGGGGTGTTACCAGCCACATAAAGCTTAAGGATGTAAGTCTTCTTCAAAGGATTCATAGAACCGTCACAGCCAGAATATAGAGGGTAGGACTATTAGATCAAGAGTCGCGTGGAATTGAGCGTCGATACATCTCGCAAAGGTGGGACAACACGTCAATCAAGGTCAATCGATAGTCTAGAAGAACATCTTCATTTCTGCCTTCTAATTTTAACTGCTTTGATAATTGATCCATTAATTCCATGTGTAACGAAACGATTTGCGTCACAGGAATATCTGAGAAAAATGCATCGTTGACAAATTCGTCGATCTGTTGATTCAGTGTTGCGTCATTAGAAAAATACAAAATAACAATATTACGATAATTTCTTTTAAGCTTCTCCATGAAGGCATGGCGAGCCGCTGGCGACAAATTTCTCAAAAAATTTTTGGGGTCTCGCTTGTAATACACACCAAGGTATCCCAGCCGTTCCTTTAATTTTTCAGCAAGTCGTTCTTGCTGTGTTTGCAGATCTACCGATCGCGTAGCCAAGTTGACTGTCAAGATATCGTCTTTATCTGTGTTAACGTTACTGGGGGGTAATCGCAGAAATAGCCGAATGGCATGATCAATTTCAGTATTGATCTGGCTCAGGGCTGTCAGCGGTAGTCTTACCTCAGCCGCATGATACAGGGGTTTACCGGGGATCAGAGATGTTGTCGGGTGGTGATCCGCCTGTTCTAGGCGTTCGGGCGGGTCATACACAATTAGGGCTGGTAAAATGATAGACCGCTGCGAAAGCGCCTGAGTGACCTCGGCTAGTGCAGGACCTTCCTGCAAGATCAGACAGTCAATATTACGCTCTTCCTGGCAGACAAATTTAAGGAATTCCGGCGCCTGGTGGAATTGGAAAACCTGGTAGCGTCCCCGGCCAAGTGCATCGAGCAACGCTTTGGCTAAAGCGTCTGAGTTGAGCAGAGAGCAGATTGCTAGGCTGTAACGTACCACACTGATAACCAGGCAAATTTGATTGGGGTGTCTTTGCAACTTCCTGTGTCAGGGTTGGGGTCAAGACCATGCCGCTAGTACCTGCCACTGTCACAATTAGTTACAGATATTTACAACCTTACTGATTGTAACTGTAAAGCTGCCAGGGTCTCCATTAAGCGTCTGAAAAATCAGGGAAAACTCATCTGGCTTTGTCCTAATCTGAACTGGCTTCTCCTGTCGTCCTGACAACTCTGGTTCAGGGATATTATGATCCTGACATATCCTTAATCCTTACGCCTGCAATTGTTGACTGCTGGTTGTTGAGGATTGTCATCCGATTTGTGAGCATCGAGGAAGGTGCCGCACCATTTCTCTCCAATATCCCACGCTGCTGGTCAGTCGTTCTGAACCCTTAGATTCTCCATGTCGCCCCTGCCGATCGCCCGTATCATCCATCCTGCCACGCTCTGTTCCCTAGAGACCGATCCCGCCGTCCTGCTGAC
This DNA window, taken from Trichothermofontia sichuanensis B231, encodes the following:
- the kaiB gene encoding circadian clock protein KaiB — encoded protein: MNPLKKTYILKLYVAGNTPNSVRALKMLKNILEEEFQGIYALKVIDVLQNPQLAEEDKILATPTLSKILPPPVRKIIGDLSDRERVLIGLDLLYDELREDEVDF
- a CDS encoding circadian clock protein KaiA; its protein translation is MVRYSLAICSLLNSDALAKALLDALGRGRYQVFQFHQAPEFLKFVCQEERNIDCLILQEGPALAEVTQALSQRSIILPALIVYDPPERLEQADHHPTTSLIPGKPLYHAAEVRLPLTALSQINTEIDHAIRLFLRLPPSNVNTDKDDILTVNLATRSVDLQTQQERLAEKLKERLGYLGVYYKRDPKNFLRNLSPAARHAFMEKLKRNYRNIVILYFSNDATLNQQIDEFVNDAFFSDIPVTQIVSLHMELMDQLSKQLKLEGRNEDVLLDYRLTLIDVLSHLCEMYRRSIPRDS